The Bacillota bacterium genome has a segment encoding these proteins:
- the tdh gene encoding L-threonine 3-dehydrogenase (converts threonine and NAD to 1,2-amino-3-oxobutanoate and NADH; functions in threonine catabolism) has translation MKAIVKLGSGPGAELGEVDVPRPGPGEVLVKVKAA, from the coding sequence ATGAAAGCGATAGTTAAGCTGGGCTCTGGTCCGGGAGCCGAGCTGGGCGAGGTGGACGTGCCCCGGCCGGGTCCGGGCGAGGTACTGGTGAAGGTGAAGGCTGC
- a CDS encoding GntG family PLP-dependent aldolase — MPEAAGIDLRSDTVTQPTPEMWKAMAEAELGDDTLGDRSSVTRLEEAAAELLGKEAALFVPSGMMANSLALRLFLRPGDWLACFPDAHIVLSGLAGFIGVSARGVPAPDGHMDPDKLEGELESGFPSYRLLCLENTYNAGGGVAMSSAETARLAGLARGRGIPVYLDGARLFNAAVALGEPVARLARDADALMCCLSKGLSAPAGSLLLGSREFVREARELRHLLGGSMRQAGILAAAGLVALQTMPECLAGDHANARRLAEGMADMPFVRLALPPEQVQTNIVFFEVAPPLTAREMVRALEREGVLCLHLGQRIRMVTHRHVTARDVEAALVAVRRVGSSLWRRGGSGDESDS; from the coding sequence GTGCCGGAGGCGGCTGGGATAGATCTGAGGAGCGATACCGTAACGCAGCCCACGCCCGAGATGTGGAAGGCCATGGCGGAGGCGGAGCTGGGTGACGATACCCTGGGGGATCGCTCATCCGTGACCCGCCTCGAGGAAGCGGCGGCGGAACTCCTGGGCAAGGAGGCGGCCCTGTTCGTGCCCAGCGGGATGATGGCCAACTCACTGGCCCTGAGGCTCTTCCTGCGTCCGGGTGACTGGCTGGCCTGTTTCCCCGATGCCCACATAGTGCTTTCCGGCCTGGCGGGGTTCATCGGGGTGTCCGCCCGAGGTGTGCCCGCGCCCGACGGACACATGGACCCCGACAAGCTGGAGGGGGAACTGGAATCCGGCTTTCCGAGCTACCGGCTGCTGTGTCTGGAGAACACGTACAATGCCGGCGGCGGGGTGGCCATGTCTTCTGCGGAAACCGCTCGCCTGGCCGGACTGGCCCGGGGGCGGGGTATCCCCGTGTACCTCGACGGGGCCCGGCTCTTCAACGCGGCTGTCGCCCTGGGCGAGCCGGTGGCCCGGCTGGCCCGAGATGCGGATGCGTTGATGTGCTGCCTGTCCAAAGGTTTGTCGGCGCCGGCGGGTTCGCTTCTTCTGGGCAGCCGGGAATTCGTGCGGGAGGCCAGGGAGCTGCGGCATCTTCTGGGCGGATCCATGCGTCAGGCGGGGATCCTGGCTGCTGCGGGGCTGGTGGCGCTCCAGACCATGCCCGAGTGCCTGGCCGGAGATCACGCCAACGCCCGCCGCTTGGCCGAGGGAATGGCCGATATGCCGTTCGTCCGTCTGGCGTTGCCGCCCGAACAGGTCCAGACCAACATCGTTTTCTTCGAGGTGGCGCCTCCGCTGACCGCCCGCGAAATGGTGCGGGCCCTGGAGCGCGAAGGTGTCCTGTGCCTGCATCTCGGCCAGCGGATACGCATGGTGACCCACCGGCACGTCACCGCCCGTGACGTGGAGGCGGCGCTGGTGGCCGTCCGCAGGGTGGGATCCAGCCTGTGGCGCAGGGGAGGAAGCGGCGATGAAAGCGATAGTTAA
- a CDS encoding amidohydrolase family protein has protein sequence MRVLFRDALVIDCCSPTPFQGDVLVEGDRIATVERGLEPPPGTQVVEVSGYAVLPGLIDCHVHLCLDGGSDPFATLAAEPPEATVARAATNALRNLMAGVTTVRDCGGPACIDLLLRDCIGRGAAVGPRVLASGLCLTTTGGHAHLIGREADDARELVKAVRTELKAGADQIKVMATGGVITRGSHPRRPQFTADELSVVVEEAARAGRKVVAHAQAAEGIRACALAGVASVEHGVFLDEASTSLLKDRGVYLVPTLTPSFALLDLFRGEGVPAWIVARAREIRSRHWGSAEMAIAAGVKVAAGTDAGVTLTPHGMVATEVGLLHERGLGEYQSILAATRWAAELLGVADEVGTLEPGKAADLILVMGNPMEDLRLLGEPRLVMKAGVIYRNELGGNLPTWPCV, from the coding sequence GTGAGGGTACTCTTCAGAGATGCCCTCGTAATCGATTGCTGTTCTCCCACCCCTTTTCAGGGTGACGTCCTCGTGGAAGGGGACAGGATCGCCACGGTGGAGCGGGGCCTTGAACCGCCCCCGGGGACGCAGGTGGTCGAGGTATCGGGATACGCGGTCCTGCCGGGCCTCATCGACTGCCACGTTCACCTCTGCCTGGACGGGGGGTCCGACCCGTTTGCCACCCTGGCGGCCGAACCGCCCGAGGCGACCGTGGCTCGCGCGGCTACCAATGCCTTGCGGAACCTGATGGCGGGGGTTACCACCGTGCGCGATTGCGGCGGGCCTGCCTGCATCGATCTGCTGCTCCGCGACTGCATCGGGCGAGGTGCTGCTGTCGGGCCGAGGGTGCTGGCGAGCGGGCTTTGCCTCACCACCACCGGCGGGCATGCGCACCTGATAGGGCGGGAGGCCGACGATGCCCGCGAGCTGGTGAAGGCGGTCCGCACCGAGCTGAAGGCCGGCGCCGATCAGATCAAGGTGATGGCGACCGGTGGCGTGATCACCAGGGGCTCCCATCCCCGTCGCCCGCAGTTCACCGCGGACGAACTGAGCGTGGTCGTCGAGGAGGCCGCCCGGGCGGGGAGGAAGGTGGTGGCCCACGCCCAGGCTGCCGAAGGGATCCGTGCCTGTGCCCTGGCCGGAGTAGCCAGCGTGGAGCACGGGGTTTTCCTGGACGAGGCATCGACGAGCCTCCTGAAAGACCGGGGTGTTTACCTGGTGCCCACCCTGACCCCTTCCTTCGCCCTCCTGGACCTTTTCCGCGGCGAAGGGGTGCCGGCCTGGATAGTGGCCAGGGCCCGCGAGATCAGGTCCCGGCATTGGGGCAGTGCCGAAATGGCCATCGCGGCGGGCGTGAAGGTGGCGGCGGGCACCGATGCCGGTGTCACCCTCACCCCCCACGGCATGGTGGCAACCGAGGTCGGCCTGCTCCACGAAAGGGGATTGGGTGAGTACCAGTCCATCCTGGCGGCCACCCGGTGGGCAGCCGAACTCCTGGGTGTTGCGGACGAAGTGGGTACGCTGGAGCCCGGGAAGGCCGCCGACCTCATCCTGGTCATGGGTAACCCCATGGAGGACCTGCGCCTGCTGGGTGAGCCCCGCCTGGTCATGAAGGCGGGGGTGATATACCGGAACGAGCTGGGGGGCAATCTGCCCACCTGGCCGTGTGTTTGA
- a CDS encoding amidohydrolase family protein encodes MKIDFEAYWSPQPLDGKVYGPREILEMEDAAGIDMVVLMPSPDFRPDNRGLAEAIRGYEDRIIGCAQVNPRFGQEAVEELETAITRWGLKALKLMPTFHGYAVESPTVDPVMEKARELGIPVNIHSGSYNCYPLEIAALAQRYPEVPIIMDHMGYRFRENQAILAARMCPNIYLGTTLICVEPILIKFAVKELGPERVVFGSNAPGSYPDLCVEAIRRLNLGAEAEVLIFGENLARIYKLI; translated from the coding sequence GTGAAGATCGATTTCGAAGCATACTGGTCGCCGCAACCTCTGGACGGGAAAGTCTACGGCCCGCGGGAGATCCTCGAGATGGAGGACGCAGCCGGTATCGACATGGTGGTGCTGATGCCCTCGCCCGACTTCAGGCCCGACAACCGCGGGCTGGCCGAGGCGATCCGGGGGTACGAGGATCGCATCATCGGGTGCGCCCAGGTGAATCCCCGCTTCGGGCAGGAAGCGGTTGAGGAACTGGAGACGGCGATCACCCGGTGGGGGCTGAAGGCCCTCAAGCTGATGCCGACTTTTCACGGATACGCGGTAGAGAGTCCGACTGTGGACCCGGTGATGGAGAAGGCCCGCGAGCTGGGGATTCCGGTCAACATCCACTCCGGCTCTTACAACTGTTACCCGCTTGAGATCGCCGCTCTGGCACAGAGGTACCCCGAGGTCCCCATCATCATGGACCACATGGGATACCGTTTCCGGGAAAACCAAGCCATCCTGGCAGCCAGGATGTGCCCCAATATCTACCTGGGGACCACGCTGATATGCGTGGAACCGATCCTGATCAAGTTCGCCGTGAAGGAGCTGGGTCCGGAGAGGGTGGTGTTCGGCTCCAACGCACCGGGTTCTTACCCGGACCTCTGCGTGGAGGCCATACGGCGCCTCAACCTCGGGGCCGAGGCCGAGGTGCTGATATTCGGGGAGAACCTGGCCCGCATCTACAAGTTGATCTGA
- a CDS encoding IclR family transcriptional regulator: MKEAANVAGGRVSREGSGSRQNPYFLLQSVDRALAVLELFNERASELGLGEMSEALGLHKSMVHRLVATLEMRGFLERNTHTGRWRIGPKMFELGELFLTDYGIEGLTHDLERLAEQTGLSAHLAILDKGEVLYIRNVEKRSELGLVFHARVGQRAPVQTTALGKCLVAWMPPEEIRQILATRGLPRRTPATITDPERFLEHLALVREQGYAFDLEESAAGICCLGAPVRNVAGRVVAGVSVTAATSEADAGYLAQLVPVVLDTARRMSMRLGHRSGLR; the protein is encoded by the coding sequence TTGAAGGAGGCCGCGAACGTGGCAGGGGGCCGGGTATCGAGAGAAGGGTCGGGTTCTCGCCAGAACCCCTACTTCCTGCTTCAGTCGGTGGATCGGGCCCTGGCGGTACTCGAGCTGTTCAACGAGCGGGCCTCCGAGTTGGGGCTGGGCGAGATGAGCGAGGCGCTGGGGCTACATAAGAGCATGGTGCATCGTCTCGTGGCCACGCTGGAGATGCGGGGCTTTCTGGAGAGAAATACACATACGGGGCGGTGGCGCATCGGGCCCAAGATGTTCGAACTCGGTGAACTCTTCCTGACAGACTACGGCATCGAGGGGCTGACCCACGACCTGGAGCGGCTGGCGGAGCAGACCGGTCTCTCGGCCCACCTGGCCATCCTCGACAAAGGCGAGGTCCTGTACATCAGGAATGTCGAAAAGCGGAGCGAGCTGGGTCTTGTGTTTCACGCTCGCGTGGGGCAGCGTGCCCCCGTGCAGACGACCGCCCTGGGTAAGTGCCTGGTGGCCTGGATGCCCCCGGAAGAGATAAGGCAAATCCTTGCCACCCGTGGCCTTCCGCGGCGGACGCCCGCCACCATAACGGACCCGGAGCGGTTCCTCGAGCACCTGGCTTTGGTTCGCGAGCAGGGGTACGCGTTCGACCTGGAGGAAAGCGCTGCGGGGATTTGCTGCCTGGGGGCCCCGGTGAGAAATGTGGCGGGGCGCGTGGTGGCGGGCGTGAGCGTGACCGCTGCCACTTCGGAAGCGGATGCAGGCTATCTGGCCCAGCTGGTGCCCGTAGTGCTGGACACCGCCAGGCGGATGTCCATGCGGCTCGGTCACCGGTCCGGCTTGAGATAG
- a CDS encoding FAD-binding protein gives MDRTEAFDVLIIGGGAAGIRAAIEAAGAGLRTAIVTKGRLGYSGATFYPKTPGWGMQAVLTGAEGDSPEEHLREIREAGQGMEDPVLARILAEEAPVRFRDLQSYGIPFLTDGSEPLRMVGCFARRPRAMAAHGMDVIRQVLVGRALSAGCLVRERHHVFGLVKHGGRCVGALAATPSGIVGLKGRAVVLATGGGTQVYRLGLSGGEATGDGYVLGLDAGAELANMEFIQILFAITRPAPKVLLSERVFTHVPRMLNVQGREFLHDYLPRGTSAEEVLAERSTHGPFSSRLPSRWVDIAVASEMVAGRGFPSGGVLLELPQSLLEDERWFSSTWVRWVSRLGIDLRQSLIVAPFAQAFNGGLVIGADTSTGVPGLYAAGEVAAGPHGADRLGGNMIAATQVFGYRAGRSAATFARGTDEVAPETFLREAAETLDVYPFREVVVDSHLSPREVVLRVKRETDGAALVVRDAAGLGTALQAVEGLLGAFDPRCWLARGSSTVALAANSLAEAARAILVACSERRESRGSHYRSDFPQPDDRYSVPLGLRKSGGVLEVFRDPFRRRFRCNSGSC, from the coding sequence GTGGACCGCACGGAAGCATTTGACGTCCTGATCATAGGCGGAGGAGCGGCAGGCATAAGGGCAGCCATTGAGGCGGCGGGGGCGGGCCTGCGCACCGCCATCGTCACCAAGGGGCGCCTGGGGTACTCCGGTGCCACGTTTTATCCCAAGACCCCCGGCTGGGGGATGCAGGCGGTGCTGACCGGGGCAGAAGGTGACAGCCCCGAGGAACACCTCAGGGAGATCAGAGAAGCCGGCCAGGGCATGGAGGATCCCGTCTTAGCCCGCATTCTCGCGGAGGAGGCTCCCGTACGCTTCCGGGACCTGCAGAGCTATGGCATACCCTTCCTCACAGACGGGTCCGAACCCCTCAGGATGGTGGGGTGCTTCGCGCGCAGACCGCGGGCGATGGCGGCCCACGGGATGGACGTAATCAGGCAGGTTCTGGTGGGCCGGGCGCTCTCGGCCGGTTGCCTCGTGCGGGAGCGTCACCACGTCTTCGGCCTCGTGAAGCACGGCGGGCGGTGCGTGGGAGCGCTTGCGGCTACGCCATCAGGCATCGTGGGCCTCAAGGGACGGGCGGTCGTGCTGGCCACCGGTGGTGGCACGCAGGTTTACCGCCTGGGCCTGAGCGGAGGGGAGGCGACCGGCGACGGGTACGTCCTGGGCCTTGATGCCGGGGCTGAGCTGGCCAACATGGAGTTCATCCAGATCCTTTTCGCCATCACCCGCCCGGCTCCCAAGGTGTTGCTGTCCGAGAGAGTTTTCACCCACGTTCCCCGGATGCTCAACGTCCAGGGGCGCGAGTTTCTGCACGATTATCTTCCCCGGGGGACCAGTGCAGAGGAAGTGCTTGCCGAGAGGAGCACGCATGGTCCGTTCTCCAGCAGGCTGCCCAGCCGGTGGGTCGACATCGCGGTGGCATCGGAAATGGTGGCCGGGCGGGGGTTCCCGTCGGGCGGGGTCCTGCTGGAGTTACCGCAGTCGCTGCTGGAAGACGAGCGGTGGTTCAGTTCGACCTGGGTCAGGTGGGTGAGCAGGCTGGGCATCGACCTTCGCCAGAGCCTCATAGTGGCCCCCTTTGCGCAGGCGTTCAACGGCGGGCTGGTGATCGGAGCCGATACCTCAACGGGAGTTCCCGGCCTGTATGCGGCGGGCGAAGTGGCCGCCGGGCCGCACGGGGCGGACCGCCTGGGGGGCAATATGATCGCCGCCACGCAGGTGTTCGGGTACCGGGCGGGGCGTTCGGCGGCGACGTTCGCGCGCGGGACGGACGAGGTGGCGCCCGAAACTTTCCTGCGGGAGGCGGCCGAGACCCTGGACGTGTATCCCTTCCGCGAGGTGGTGGTCGACAGCCATCTTTCTCCGCGTGAGGTCGTGCTCAGGGTCAAGCGGGAGACGGACGGCGCTGCTCTCGTGGTGAGGGATGCTGCCGGCCTCGGCACAGCCCTCCAGGCCGTCGAGGGCCTGCTGGGTGCGTTTGATCCCAGGTGCTGGCTGGCCCGTGGCTCATCGACGGTCGCACTGGCTGCCAACAGCCTGGCCGAGGCGGCCAGGGCCATCCTGGTGGCATGTTCGGAGCGGCGCGAGAGCCGGGGCTCACACTACCGCAGTGACTTCCCGCAGCCCGACGACCGCTACTCGGTTCCGCTGGGGTTGCGGAAGTCGGGAGGCGTTCTGGAGGTATTCCGGGATCCTTTCCGGAGGAGGTTCCGGTGCAACTCCGGAAGTTGTTGA
- a CDS encoding ABC transporter permease, with the protein MWARFRRHRLALLGGAILATLVFLAVFAPWVAPRDPYGVDLGAYRSPPSRQYWLGADSSGRDVLSRLIYGARVSLSVGIVAVGIYTVIGVFVGVLAGYYGGWVDHVVMRLADVVLSFPILLLLITMVAVVGPSLWNVMLVIGLVGWPPLARLVRGEFLSLRTREFVEAAQACGARDARTIFVHMLPNVVPTIMVNVTLGVAQAILIESAMSFLGVGVPPPIPTWGNMLTDAQSLTILRHMPWLWVPPGLMIALSVLSINFVGDGLRDALDVRADDRGA; encoded by the coding sequence GTGTGGGCCCGGTTCCGGCGTCACCGGTTGGCGTTGCTGGGAGGCGCGATCCTGGCCACGCTGGTTTTCCTGGCGGTGTTCGCCCCGTGGGTGGCTCCGCGTGACCCTTACGGGGTCGATCTCGGTGCTTATCGGTCGCCGCCGTCGCGACAGTACTGGCTGGGGGCTGACTCCTCCGGTCGCGACGTCCTGAGCCGTCTGATATACGGGGCGCGGGTGTCGCTATCGGTGGGGATCGTAGCGGTAGGGATTTACACGGTGATCGGCGTATTCGTGGGGGTGCTTGCCGGTTACTACGGTGGCTGGGTTGATCACGTGGTGATGCGGCTGGCGGATGTGGTTTTGAGCTTCCCCATACTGCTGTTGCTCATCACCATGGTGGCGGTGGTCGGGCCAAGCCTGTGGAACGTGATGCTGGTGATCGGGCTGGTGGGGTGGCCTCCCCTGGCGCGTCTGGTGCGCGGCGAGTTTCTGTCGTTGAGGACGCGGGAGTTCGTTGAGGCGGCCCAGGCCTGCGGTGCCCGGGATGCCCGCACCATTTTTGTCCATATGCTCCCGAACGTGGTTCCGACCATAATGGTGAACGTCACCCTGGGCGTGGCACAGGCAATCCTCATCGAGTCGGCCATGAGCTTTCTCGGCGTTGGCGTTCCTCCCCCCATTCCCACCTGGGGGAACATGCTGACAGACGCCCAGTCTCTCACCATACTGCGCCACATGCCCTGGCTGTGGGTACCGCCGGGTCTGATGATCGCCCTGTCGGTGCTGAGCATCAACTTCGTGGGCGACGGCCTGCGGGATGCACTTGACGTTCGGGCTGACGACCGGGGGGCCTAG
- a CDS encoding ABC transporter permease: MTSYLARRLLITIPVLIGITVLTFVFVNMAPGDPVMMMVSPEQAAELGQEWLQARRHELGLDQPLPVRYLRWLQELTRGNLGYSLTTGESVAGLIAERLPATVRLLVAALVVGTGIGVPVGIISAVRKYSVLDYSSTLFSMAFIAIPPFFLGLGLIYIFALSLDILPTAGMNTVGVPPSLWDSLLHLVLPATVLGFGQAAQILRYTRSSLLEVLRQDFVRTARAKGLHERVVIYRHALRNALIPVVTVVALNIPALFGGAVITEQIFQWPGVGSLAIASIARRDYSTIMGVNFISAVLVVLCNLAADVAYSVIDPRIRYR, from the coding sequence TTGACGAGTTACCTTGCCCGCCGCTTGTTGATCACCATACCAGTGCTCATCGGAATCACCGTTCTGACCTTCGTTTTCGTCAATATGGCGCCCGGCGACCCGGTAATGATGATGGTCAGCCCCGAGCAGGCGGCGGAGCTGGGACAGGAGTGGCTGCAGGCCCGGAGGCACGAGCTCGGTCTCGATCAGCCTTTGCCGGTGCGGTACCTGCGCTGGTTGCAGGAACTGACTCGGGGGAATCTCGGATACTCGTTGACCACAGGCGAATCGGTAGCTGGCCTTATAGCCGAAAGGCTTCCGGCCACCGTGCGGCTGCTGGTGGCGGCCCTGGTCGTGGGGACAGGAATCGGGGTGCCCGTAGGGATCATTTCCGCGGTCAGGAAGTACTCGGTTCTGGACTACTCCTCCACGTTGTTCAGCATGGCGTTCATCGCTATCCCGCCGTTCTTCCTCGGACTCGGGCTGATATACATTTTTGCCCTTTCCCTCGACATCCTGCCCACCGCCGGGATGAATACCGTGGGGGTTCCGCCGAGCCTGTGGGACAGTCTGCTTCACCTGGTGCTACCCGCCACGGTGCTTGGTTTCGGGCAGGCAGCGCAAATCCTCCGGTATACCCGTTCCTCCCTCCTGGAGGTGCTCAGGCAGGACTTTGTTCGCACCGCCCGGGCCAAGGGGCTGCACGAACGCGTCGTCATATACAGGCATGCCTTGCGAAATGCCCTGATCCCGGTGGTCACGGTCGTTGCTCTGAACATTCCCGCCCTCTTTGGCGGGGCCGTTATTACCGAACAGATATTTCAATGGCCCGGCGTGGGATCGCTTGCCATAGCGAGCATCGCCAGGCGCGACTATTCGACGATAATGGGCGTCAATTTCATCAGTGCGGTTTTGGTGGTCCTGTGCAATCTGGCGGCGGATGTGGCATATTCGGTCATCGATCCCCGCATCCGGTACAGGTAG
- a CDS encoding ABC transporter substrate-binding protein, with translation MNKRRLICGVVGLVLCLALFAGGCAGGKSQAPQKEKALYVHLYMKPAGLNPISSSGQGQDRHVLNSIYNNLVRLSDKYEVVPDLCERYEVSPDAKVFTFYLPKNAKWHDGKPVTADDVVFTFNVMLNPKSGSWLVGKLSEIKGSADYKEGKSSAVAGVTKVDDYTVRVELEKPDVGFLALAIPDMYILPKHVLESASLDQLGNAQTFRDKMIGSGPYKFVKYETDQYVEVVKNPDYWRGKPKLDRVFFKVLTTDVAVAQMEKGEIDIAKISATDAGRLAALPHVQVLSVPGAGIFQMGFNLQQPYLQDKRIRQAFAYAIDREGILKTVLQGHGRVVNSPIIGPEWAVNPNLNPYKYDPEKARQLLKEARWDTNRKLVWIYIPGIRDRDAAYPVMQQQLKEAGINVEFKPVEAAVFAKMYLAGTTDWDLASFGGGVYGAEPHVSSQYYLSWNHTPKGANGTHYVNPRIDDLYMQGCATPDRATRQQIYYEIASILNEDMPTVFFWANNEIWAVNKRVAGCKPPGTVHTFGWDVFDWGIVEQGK, from the coding sequence GTGAACAAGAGGAGACTGATTTGTGGGGTCGTGGGCCTCGTGCTCTGCCTGGCGCTGTTTGCAGGTGGCTGCGCCGGCGGCAAGTCCCAGGCCCCGCAGAAGGAAAAGGCTCTGTACGTCCACCTCTATATGAAGCCCGCTGGTTTGAACCCCATCAGTTCGTCCGGGCAGGGTCAGGATCGCCATGTCCTCAACAGCATTTACAATAACCTCGTGCGGTTGAGCGACAAGTACGAAGTTGTGCCCGACCTGTGCGAGCGGTACGAGGTTTCGCCGGATGCGAAGGTGTTCACGTTCTACCTCCCCAAGAATGCAAAGTGGCACGATGGCAAGCCTGTTACCGCCGATGACGTGGTGTTCACGTTCAACGTCATGCTCAACCCCAAGTCCGGTTCCTGGCTGGTGGGGAAACTGTCGGAGATCAAGGGATCTGCCGACTACAAAGAGGGCAAATCCTCCGCGGTGGCAGGTGTCACCAAGGTGGACGATTACACGGTGAGGGTGGAACTGGAAAAGCCGGATGTGGGATTCCTCGCACTCGCCATTCCCGACATGTACATTCTGCCCAAGCACGTGCTGGAATCCGCCTCCCTAGATCAGCTCGGTAACGCCCAGACGTTCCGGGACAAGATGATCGGCTCGGGGCCGTACAAGTTCGTCAAGTACGAGACTGACCAGTATGTGGAAGTGGTGAAGAACCCCGATTACTGGCGGGGCAAGCCGAAGCTGGATCGCGTTTTCTTCAAGGTCCTGACCACGGACGTGGCTGTGGCGCAGATGGAGAAGGGTGAGATCGACATCGCGAAAATATCGGCCACTGACGCCGGCCGGCTGGCTGCGCTCCCCCACGTACAGGTCCTCTCGGTACCGGGCGCCGGGATATTCCAGATGGGCTTCAATCTGCAGCAACCGTACCTGCAGGACAAGCGGATCCGGCAGGCCTTCGCGTATGCCATCGACCGCGAGGGCATTTTGAAGACCGTGCTGCAGGGTCACGGTCGCGTGGTGAACAGCCCCATCATCGGGCCGGAATGGGCAGTCAACCCCAACCTCAACCCTTATAAATATGATCCCGAGAAGGCCAGGCAGTTGCTGAAAGAGGCCAGGTGGGATACGAACCGCAAGCTGGTGTGGATCTACATCCCGGGCATCCGGGACAGGGATGCGGCGTACCCGGTGATGCAGCAGCAGTTGAAGGAAGCGGGCATCAATGTCGAGTTCAAGCCTGTTGAAGCCGCCGTGTTCGCGAAGATGTACCTGGCCGGGACCACTGACTGGGATCTGGCGTCCTTCGGCGGCGGCGTCTACGGCGCCGAGCCGCACGTGTCGTCGCAGTATTACCTGTCGTGGAACCACACGCCCAAGGGGGCAAACGGAACTCATTACGTGAACCCCCGCATCGACGATCTCTACATGCAGGGCTGTGCAACCCCGGACAGGGCGACCCGGCAGCAAATATACTACGAGATCGCTTCCATCCTGAACGAGGACATGCCCACCGTGTTCTTCTGGGCTAACAACGAGATCTGGGCTGTGAACAAGCGGGTAGCCGGATGCAAGCCGCCCGGGACGGTGCATACGTTCGGGTGGGACGTCTTCGACTGGGGCATCGTGGAGCAGGGCAAGTAG
- a CDS encoding prenyltransferase/squalene oxidase repeat-containing protein, giving the protein MSAGKMQQALQKGLRWLLDLQNADGSVCPEDGVGAYYKIPWAYAAGGYLGEASRLLQWVRANVLAPNGDFLGPFPRGPLHETIYPYANSWLVCGAHRLGYFDISRRGMDFLETLQGPSGGFYSRPGQPGQDTMCTCMAGMAALYTGRIDRALRVAAFLKRLWEVQPEPETALYFVWREGSGLVTEFPAEQASAYVLKAGADWQWYFIPGIAAGFLASCYMATGDRDYLRLAASYMDFADRCGEYVFRRAQGGKVGWGSALMHSLTGEERYRGVALRVGEYLVASQQPDGSWQNPAAGGARYTAIDVTAEFVVWLSEITRLVNP; this is encoded by the coding sequence ATGAGTGCCGGGAAGATGCAGCAAGCGCTGCAGAAGGGCCTTCGGTGGTTACTGGACTTGCAGAATGCTGACGGCTCGGTTTGCCCGGAAGACGGAGTGGGCGCGTATTACAAAATCCCGTGGGCATATGCCGCCGGCGGGTACCTGGGGGAGGCCAGCAGGTTGCTCCAGTGGGTCAGGGCCAACGTCCTTGCTCCCAACGGTGACTTCCTGGGTCCGTTCCCGCGCGGCCCACTCCATGAAACAATCTATCCCTACGCCAATTCCTGGCTGGTCTGCGGTGCGCACCGGCTGGGGTACTTCGACATTTCCCGGCGGGGCATGGATTTCCTGGAGACGTTGCAGGGTCCCTCGGGCGGGTTTTACTCCCGGCCGGGGCAACCCGGGCAGGACACCATGTGCACCTGCATGGCGGGCATGGCGGCACTGTACACGGGCCGGATCGACCGGGCGCTGCGGGTGGCGGCATTTCTGAAGCGCCTTTGGGAGGTGCAACCGGAGCCCGAGACGGCCCTGTACTTCGTGTGGCGGGAGGGTTCCGGCCTGGTGACGGAGTTCCCGGCCGAGCAGGCTTCCGCTTATGTCCTCAAGGCTGGCGCGGACTGGCAGTGGTACTTCATCCCGGGTATTGCGGCCGGGTTCCTGGCCAGTTGCTACATGGCCACCGGCGACCGGGACTACCTGCGTCTTGCCGCTTCCTACATGGATTTCGCTGACAGATGCGGGGAGTATGTGTTCCGCCGGGCCCAGGGCGGGAAGGTCGGCTGGGGCTCGGCTCTCATGCATTCGCTGACCGGGGAGGAGCGGTACCGTGGGGTGGCTCTCCGCGTGGGCGAGTACCTGGTCGCTTCCCAGCAGCCAGACGGCAGCTGGCAGAATCCGGCCGCTGGCGGTGCCCGCTATACCGCGATAGACGTGACGGCCGAGTTCGTGGTGTGGCTTTCGGAGATCACCCGTCTGGTCAACCCCTGA